The following proteins are encoded in a genomic region of Paenibacillus sp. FSL R7-0273:
- a CDS encoding sensor domain-containing diguanylate cyclase, protein MSFNLRTFFSGAFAVIIILLTALLIWIAGSQATRSVERSIGGSLAVEAYQMAEKLDHFMWSRSGEVQVLSKLNAFQEPYDKTEISGLLNQLKSSLPVFTWVGFLDTEGNVLSSTDNILAGQNISQRPVFQEGIKGLFLGDVHDAVLLSKLLPNPGGEELQFVDISVPVYNKQNQTTGVLAAHLSWEWSREVEESIVAPLKERLEEVEVLVVSRKDDTVLLGPDSLIGTRLSDPALQKAREGESSWIVERTGDSEDYLTGYAYGDGYLNYPGLGWTVIIRQPAEIAFASVHQFERFIILCGLAAAVVFGIIGWLLAGWISRPLNDISRTADLLSSGASVEIPTSARIKDVAVLAASLQNLVDNLTKTESKLSYMSDKAMHDSLTGLPNRTALNEFMAHAVSKAKQNQTTLSILYLDLDGFKKVNDTFGHATGDVLLQQVAGRLLESTRDHEIVARLGGDEFVVVLHTSAGKPMQEAEVVATRIIKKLNQPFLIGGESLHVGCSVGAAVWSPDAGEPDDTMRLADEALYISKRSGKNRITFEAAS, encoded by the coding sequence ATGTCATTTAACCTGCGGACTTTTTTTTCAGGCGCCTTCGCCGTCATTATTATTCTCCTTACCGCCCTGCTTATCTGGATCGCCGGCAGTCAAGCTACCAGGTCTGTAGAGCGCAGTATTGGCGGCTCGCTGGCCGTGGAAGCCTATCAGATGGCTGAGAAGCTGGATCATTTCATGTGGTCGCGCTCCGGTGAGGTACAGGTGCTAAGCAAGCTTAATGCTTTTCAGGAGCCGTATGACAAGACAGAAATCAGCGGCCTGCTGAATCAGCTGAAGAGCAGCCTGCCCGTATTCACATGGGTGGGCTTCCTGGATACTGAGGGCAATGTACTGTCATCGACAGACAATATTCTGGCCGGCCAGAATATCAGCCAGAGACCTGTCTTTCAGGAAGGAATCAAGGGCCTGTTCCTGGGGGATGTCCACGATGCTGTACTGCTGTCCAAGCTGCTGCCTAATCCCGGCGGTGAGGAGCTGCAGTTTGTTGATATCAGTGTTCCTGTCTATAACAAGCAGAATCAAACGACGGGTGTACTGGCTGCGCATCTCAGCTGGGAATGGTCCCGTGAAGTCGAGGAGTCAATCGTTGCTCCGCTTAAGGAGCGGCTGGAGGAGGTCGAGGTGCTGGTAGTCAGCCGCAAGGATGACACCGTGCTTCTGGGCCCGGACAGTCTGATCGGGACAAGGCTGTCTGATCCGGCGCTGCAAAAAGCACGGGAGGGCGAAAGCTCCTGGATAGTAGAACGGACCGGGGACAGTGAGGATTACCTTACAGGATATGCCTATGGTGACGGATACCTTAATTATCCCGGTCTTGGCTGGACGGTCATTATCCGGCAGCCGGCGGAAATTGCCTTCGCTTCGGTTCATCAATTTGAACGGTTCATTATTCTATGCGGTCTGGCGGCAGCAGTGGTCTTCGGAATTATCGGCTGGCTCCTGGCCGGCTGGATCTCCCGGCCGCTGAATGACATCTCCCGTACAGCGGATTTGCTCAGCTCCGGCGCCAGCGTGGAGATTCCAACCTCGGCCAGAATTAAGGATGTGGCGGTGCTCGCCGCATCCCTGCAAAATCTGGTTGATAACCTGACCAAAACGGAGAGTAAGCTCAGCTATATGTCTGATAAGGCCATGCATGATTCCCTGACCGGGCTGCCTAACCGCACAGCCCTCAATGAATTCATGGCCCATGCGGTCAGCAAGGCTAAGCAGAACCAGACTACGCTCAGCATCCTCTATCTTGATCTGGACGGCTTTAAGAAGGTGAATGATACCTTCGGGCATGCCACAGGCGATGTTCTTCTCCAGCAGGTTGCGGGGAGGCTGCTGGAATCTACCCGTGACCATGAGATTGTAGCCCGGCTCGGCGGGGATGAATTCGTTGTCGTTCTGCACACTTCGGCAGGCAAGCCGATGCAGGAGGCTGAGGTCGTGGCTACACGCATCATCAAGAAGCTTAATCAGCCGTTTCTGATTGGAGGCGAAAGCCTTCATGTCGGCTGCAGCGTGGGGGCAGCCGTGTGGTCGCCGGATGCCGGTGAGCCTGACGATACGATGCGTCTGGCCGATGAAGCGCTCTATATCTCCAAGCGCAGCGGGAAAAACCGGATTACCTTTGAGGCAGCGAGCTAA
- a CDS encoding glycoside hydrolase family 73 protein yields the protein MTSAEFIARIVPYAVADMQRSHIAASLTIAQAALESGWGNSGLTEKANNLFGIKGSGPAGSVAVRTTEYLNGKPVQVTAAFRAYNNWGESVADHSALIAGGVSWNRNLYSRVIGVDGRAAAREIAAAGYATDPNYSAKLIHIMDTYNLYQYDEIKEDDEMSAEDRQKLASLEAELKDLRVLLAALTVSRDTLKTGVQEQGQAIKNAADRLTAIEGRAVMNVPAWAEPAVNAAVAAGLLDTPTGGSYDFYRLLTVLNRAGLLVTGR from the coding sequence ATGACGAGTGCCGAGTTTATCGCAAGAATTGTTCCTTATGCGGTAGCAGATATGCAGCGCAGCCATATTGCCGCTTCGCTGACCATAGCCCAGGCAGCTCTGGAATCCGGCTGGGGCAACAGCGGGTTAACAGAAAAGGCCAATAACCTGTTCGGGATTAAAGGCAGCGGGCCGGCCGGAAGCGTTGCTGTCCGGACGACGGAATACCTGAACGGTAAGCCGGTGCAGGTTACCGCAGCTTTCCGCGCTTATAACAACTGGGGGGAGTCGGTAGCAGACCATTCTGCGCTAATCGCCGGCGGCGTCTCCTGGAACCGCAATCTATACAGCAGGGTGATCGGCGTGGACGGGCGGGCAGCTGCCCGGGAAATAGCTGCTGCGGGTTATGCCACTGACCCGAACTATTCAGCTAAGCTGATTCACATAATGGATACCTACAATCTGTACCAATATGATGAAATCAAGGAGGATGATGAGATGTCGGCTGAAGACAGACAGAAGCTTGCCAGCCTGGAGGCAGAACTTAAGGATCTGCGTGTATTACTTGCCGCACTTACAGTAAGCCGGGATACACTCAAGACCGGTGTGCAGGAGCAGGGCCAGGCCATCAAAAATGCCGCTGACCGGCTAACCGCTATTGAAGGACGGGCAGTGATGAATGTCCCGGCCTGGGCAGAGCCGGCGGTCAATGCGGCTGTTGCTGCAGGTCTGCTTGATACACCGACAGGCGGAAGCTATGACTTCTACCGTCTGCTGACCGTGCTTAACAGGGCCGGGCTGCTGGTGACCGGGAGGTGA
- a CDS encoding holin: MVNEALSNVLAFASVLAVFVMALVQLVKNSINLPKQAIPAVGLVIGLLVGAVSYPFTDMTLVLRLWAGGLAGLSATGLFELAFNRRDGMTKDK, from the coding sequence ATGGTAAACGAGGCACTTAGCAATGTACTCGCTTTCGCCTCTGTGCTCGCTGTGTTTGTTATGGCGCTTGTTCAGCTGGTAAAGAACAGCATCAATCTTCCTAAGCAGGCTATCCCGGCAGTCGGCCTGGTAATTGGTCTTCTTGTAGGCGCAGTCTCCTACCCGTTCACGGACATGACGCTTGTTCTCCGGCTATGGGCCGGGGGGCTGGCCGGATTGTCGGCTACCGGGCTGTTTGAGCTGGCATTTAACAGGCGGGACGGGATGACAAAGGACAAATAA
- a CDS encoding sporulation protein YjcZ translates to MGADCGYGGNVGGANVGPVGPWTSTGAILVLYILLVIILSACFI, encoded by the coding sequence ATGGGTGCAGATTGCGGATACGGCGGTAATGTTGGCGGCGCTAATGTAGGTCCTGTAGGTCCCTGGACATCTACTGGTGCGATTCTGGTTCTTTATATCCTGCTTGTTATTATCTTGAGTGCCTGCTTCATCTAA
- a CDS encoding alpha/beta fold hydrolase — translation MRKKAVLISVCGLLLLGAGGVAPPAYGAINPAGIALNNEPFSLSEGMDTFMRGSEIMVPVRPLGEAFGYAVKYIKAQNSLELKGNNHTYLIKLAETTVYVDGEAAQDISVQPELKNNRIYVPVSFFRVLGLVTSYNVGSAQAAVATPDKYAEQVAGMLGGGKYMELWQQTFSKEVQLALPVFKLQSVWEMLTGSYGSFVRLDSVKAAQEGEFTVIQAPLVFAEARLTMSLKVDSSGRLAGILFGPASTAVELELPAGLIEEETIVGAGTAYPLEGVLTLPEHSSGPLPSVVLVHGSGSTDRDETALGYKAFRDLAWGLARQGIAVLRYDKRTFTYGQQYAGDKAASLTVKEETVEDAVLAADLLRLDGRLNPDQVYIAGHSLGGMLAPRIDAEGGDFAGLILLAGSPRKLWEIVYDQNMALIHSMSESDPLKAQSAALIDAEAQKAKALASMTAAQAKQAPPVFGMPAGYLLEMQQQDTAGLASKLTKPVLVLQGADDFQVYADKDYQLWKEVLGNNPSAEFKLYPGLNHFFVNYDGAGAGTTDEYKVPGVVDEQVISDIGGWINKQK, via the coding sequence ATGAGAAAAAAAGCTGTGCTGATTTCAGTCTGCGGTCTGCTGTTGCTTGGGGCAGGAGGAGTAGCGCCGCCAGCATATGGAGCTATTAATCCGGCAGGCATTGCACTTAATAATGAGCCGTTCAGTCTTTCGGAGGGTATGGACACCTTCATGCGGGGTTCAGAGATCATGGTTCCGGTTCGTCCCCTGGGTGAAGCTTTCGGCTATGCAGTCAAGTACATAAAGGCGCAAAACAGTCTGGAGCTGAAAGGCAATAATCATACTTATCTGATAAAGCTTGCTGAGACAACAGTATATGTGGATGGTGAGGCTGCACAGGATATTTCCGTTCAGCCGGAACTGAAAAACAACCGTATCTATGTTCCGGTATCCTTTTTCAGAGTGTTAGGGCTGGTTACGTCCTATAATGTGGGTTCCGCTCAGGCTGCTGTTGCTACTCCGGACAAGTATGCTGAGCAGGTTGCAGGAATGCTTGGCGGAGGCAAATATATGGAGCTGTGGCAGCAGACCTTCAGCAAGGAAGTCCAGCTGGCGCTTCCGGTATTCAAGCTGCAGTCAGTTTGGGAGATGCTCACAGGGAGTTACGGCTCTTTTGTCAGGCTGGATTCTGTTAAAGCAGCACAGGAAGGCGAATTTACCGTAATTCAGGCACCGCTTGTGTTTGCAGAAGCTCGGCTGACCATGAGCCTGAAGGTGGACAGCTCCGGACGTCTCGCCGGTATCCTGTTCGGACCTGCATCAACAGCGGTTGAGCTTGAGCTTCCTGCCGGACTCATTGAGGAGGAGACTATAGTTGGCGCCGGAACAGCTTATCCGCTGGAAGGTGTATTGACTTTACCGGAGCATTCATCAGGGCCGCTGCCTTCAGTGGTGCTGGTGCACGGCTCCGGCTCTACTGACCGGGATGAAACAGCCCTTGGCTACAAGGCCTTCCGTGATCTTGCCTGGGGACTTGCCCGCCAGGGGATAGCGGTACTCCGTTATGACAAACGGACATTTACCTATGGACAACAGTATGCCGGTGACAAGGCGGCCAGCCTGACCGTGAAAGAAGAAACCGTAGAAGATGCTGTACTGGCGGCCGATCTGCTCAGATTGGACGGACGCTTGAATCCGGATCAGGTATACATTGCCGGACATAGCCTGGGCGGGATGCTGGCCCCGCGGATCGATGCTGAGGGCGGCGATTTTGCCGGACTGATTCTGCTGGCAGGCTCGCCGCGCAAGCTTTGGGAGATCGTCTATGACCAGAACATGGCGTTGATCCATTCAATGAGTGAAAGTGATCCGCTTAAAGCCCAGTCTGCTGCACTTATTGATGCTGAGGCTCAAAAGGCCAAGGCGCTGGCATCCATGACCGCAGCGCAGGCCAAGCAGGCACCTCCGGTGTTTGGAATGCCGGCCGGTTATCTGCTGGAAATGCAGCAGCAGGATACAGCCGGGCTTGCCAGCAAGCTGACCAAGCCGGTGCTCGTGCTCCAGGGGGCAGATGATTTTCAGGTATATGCGGATAAGGACTATCAGCTGTGGAAAGAGGTGCTCGGTAATAATCCGTCGGCTGAGTTCAAGCTGTATCCGGGTCTGAATCATTTCTTTGTGAATTATGACGGGGCAGGTGCCGGAACAACGGATGAATATAAGGTGCCGGGGGTTGTGGATGAGCAGGTCATTTCGGATATTGGCGGGTGGATCAATAAGCAGAAATAG
- a CDS encoding accessory gene regulator B family protein yields the protein MLERTAGWLAARIKHIVPDHPASYAVLKFALAVLLNIAGVISFTLLLSLATGRTGEAVLILISFALLRQVSGGVHLKSGMACVAFTSALFTGLSYVQSGQLCVQFMNVLSLLLVLLLAPIGIDRQTRIPRRHWPKLKFIAAALVSFNFIIASPVIAAAFAAQSISLILAWRKGSTKHENISAQSRL from the coding sequence ATGCTTGAACGAACGGCAGGATGGCTTGCGGCCCGAATCAAACATATTGTCCCTGATCATCCGGCATCGTATGCTGTTCTTAAGTTTGCTCTGGCAGTACTCTTGAATATTGCAGGTGTAATCAGCTTTACGCTGCTGCTTTCACTGGCTACCGGACGTACGGGAGAAGCCGTACTGATCCTGATCAGCTTTGCGCTGCTGCGGCAGGTTTCCGGCGGTGTGCATTTGAAGTCAGGTATGGCCTGTGTGGCCTTTACATCAGCATTATTTACTGGTTTATCCTATGTGCAATCCGGGCAGCTCTGCGTCCAGTTCATGAACGTGCTGAGCCTGCTGCTTGTCCTGCTGCTTGCACCTATAGGAATTGACCGGCAGACCAGAATCCCGAGACGGCACTGGCCAAAACTCAAATTCATCGCCGCTGCGCTGGTATCGTTTAATTTCATCATTGCGTCTCCGGTTATTGCCGCCGCTTTTGCGGCCCAGTCCATCAGCCTAATCCTTGCCTGGAGAAAGGGGAGCACGAAGCATGAGAACATTTCAGCGCAGAGCCGTCTATAA
- a CDS encoding cyclic lactone autoinducer peptide, which yields MRTFQRRAVYKLASVLFAVAAFIAEAVPSVLYIHQPEIPEELLK from the coding sequence ATGAGAACATTTCAGCGCAGAGCCGTCTATAAGCTGGCTTCAGTCCTGTTTGCCGTTGCTGCTTTTATAGCAGAGGCTGTGCCGAGCGTACTTTACATCCACCAGCCGGAGATTCCGGAAGAATTACTGAAATAG
- a CDS encoding LytTR family transcriptional regulator DNA-binding domain-containing protein, with product MSVTRDAKGNSGLSALEITEITYMEFERSLYRIVVHTKDDVFYTVGTLKYWVTTLKSSGYNFVLADRNTLINVKNIIQLDKTFHVAYFGENRKGIEQKCFLSEKGYKEVVKDVKLSQPNITFIELPLW from the coding sequence ATGTCTGTAACCCGTGATGCCAAGGGGAATTCGGGCCTGTCCGCCCTTGAAATCACGGAGATCACCTACATGGAGTTTGAACGCAGCCTGTACAGAATTGTTGTCCACACAAAGGATGATGTGTTTTATACGGTCGGAACCTTGAAATACTGGGTGACCACCCTGAAGAGCTCCGGCTACAACTTTGTTCTTGCAGACCGCAACACTCTGATCAATGTCAAAAATATCATTCAGCTGGACAAAACCTTCCACGTCGCCTACTTCGGCGAAAACCGCAAGGGCATAGAGCAGAAGTGCTTCCTGTCCGAAAAGGGCTACAAGGAGGTCGTCAAAGACGTCAAACTTTCGCAGCCGAATATAACTTTTATTGAGCTGCCGCTTTGGTAG
- a CDS encoding DUF2569 domain-containing protein: protein MAGVFSITGLFFSFVFYYLALIRYDFGFMGMLLNGVIFAFCFGLVGRSFDKVRRQLRSDRAEYGQSGHREAAAAAESAPYTYPQKKRPYGFGGWLILFALGMASQFVLHILNCYDTYVTLTMADFRSLADPSNEYYSALWMPTLYFETIIEVLIIILLMVMAFMCIKRRKQFKQLAVAIIIISAVFTYIDLALVLHITGGFADEVFEGTNVYEGVLQSTIYAIVWLPYFFLSKRVKNTYTS, encoded by the coding sequence GTGGCAGGCGTGTTTTCTATTACAGGTTTGTTTTTCAGCTTTGTTTTTTATTATTTGGCTCTGATCCGGTATGATTTCGGGTTCATGGGCATGTTGTTGAATGGAGTAATCTTTGCCTTTTGCTTCGGCCTGGTGGGCCGCTCCTTTGATAAGGTCCGCAGACAGCTCCGCTCCGACAGGGCAGAGTATGGGCAGTCGGGACATAGAGAGGCTGCAGCGGCAGCCGAATCAGCTCCTTATACATATCCTCAGAAAAAAAGACCGTACGGCTTCGGCGGCTGGCTAATTTTATTTGCACTGGGAATGGCCAGCCAATTCGTACTGCATATCCTGAACTGTTACGACACCTATGTAACGCTCACAATGGCAGACTTCCGCAGTCTCGCTGATCCTTCTAATGAATACTACAGCGCTCTATGGATGCCTACCTTATATTTTGAAACAATTATAGAAGTGTTAATTATCATTTTATTAATGGTCATGGCATTCATGTGCATCAAACGCAGAAAGCAGTTCAAACAGCTTGCTGTAGCTATTATTATAATTTCCGCCGTATTCACTTACATCGACCTTGCATTAGTCCTGCACATAACCGGTGGCTTTGCCGATGAGGTGTTTGAAGGCACGAACGTCTATGAAGGTGTTTTACAATCGACCATCTACGCAATTGTATGGCTGCCATATTTTTTCCTGTCGAAACGGGTCAAGAATACATACACCAGCTGA
- the rsmD gene encoding 16S rRNA (guanine(966)-N(2))-methyltransferase RsmD translates to MRHNKQRHRAGESVRVVSGSAKGRPLKSVPGNGTRPTTDKVKEALFSMIGPYFDGGIALDLFAGTGGLGIEALSRGMEQAVFVDMEQKSIDTVRANLKAARLEDKAEVYRNDAGRALGALEKRGRAFDLVFLDPPYRLKHGDELMLTLAGKGLLNSDAVIVLEHESSYAYPEEIPGFFRTRQAIYGETAISIYQYETASEEAGVSSEEDNDESAN, encoded by the coding sequence ATAAGGCATAACAAACAGAGACATAGAGCAGGTGAATCGGTGAGAGTTGTATCGGGAAGTGCCAAGGGGAGACCCTTGAAGAGTGTTCCGGGTAACGGGACGCGTCCAACGACCGACAAGGTGAAGGAAGCGCTGTTCAGCATGATCGGCCCTTATTTTGACGGCGGGATTGCGCTGGATTTGTTCGCTGGGACCGGCGGTCTGGGGATTGAAGCGCTGAGCAGAGGGATGGAGCAGGCCGTGTTTGTGGACATGGAGCAGAAAAGCATCGACACGGTCCGTGCAAATCTGAAGGCTGCCAGGCTGGAGGATAAGGCGGAGGTGTACCGCAACGATGCAGGAAGAGCGCTTGGTGCGCTCGAGAAACGGGGACGGGCCTTCGATCTTGTGTTCCTGGACCCGCCATACCGGCTGAAGCACGGGGATGAACTGATGCTGACGCTGGCTGGCAAAGGATTACTGAATTCTGATGCGGTGATTGTACTGGAGCATGAGTCAAGCTACGCCTATCCCGAGGAGATTCCGGGGTTCTTCCGGACACGGCAGGCTATATACGGGGAGACGGCAATCTCCATTTATCAGTATGAAACTGCTTCAGAGGAAGCCGGCGTGAGCAGCGAGGAGGATAACGATGAGTCTGCAAATTAG